The Kitasatospora paranensis genome has a window encoding:
- a CDS encoding DUF3662 and FHA domain-containing protein, with the protein MGVLKKFEQRLEGLVNGTFAKVFKSEVQPVEIAGALQRECDNNATIWNRDRTVVPNDFIVELSPHDHERLSPYAGQLGTELAGMVREYAEAQRYSFMGPLKVTLEKADELDTGLYRVRSRTLAGEEPAQQQAAPGGYERRPTPPAPGAPWQQPGAAPYNAPPPPAAPPAMPANPPAAGGNVRPFPGSGHSGANTRRWIEVNGTRYQITGNACVLGRSTEADVRIDDPGVSRKHAEIRPGTPPMVLDLGSTNGIVVDGQHTQRATLRDGSRIVLGSTTIVYRQVEG; encoded by the coding sequence GTGGGAGTCCTGAAGAAGTTCGAGCAGCGGCTCGAGGGTCTCGTGAACGGCACCTTCGCCAAGGTGTTCAAGTCCGAGGTCCAACCGGTGGAGATCGCCGGCGCGCTCCAGCGCGAGTGCGACAACAACGCCACCATCTGGAACCGCGACCGCACCGTCGTCCCCAACGACTTCATCGTCGAGCTCAGCCCGCACGACCACGAGCGGCTCAGCCCGTACGCCGGCCAGCTCGGGACGGAGCTCGCCGGGATGGTCCGCGAGTACGCCGAGGCGCAGCGCTACAGCTTCATGGGCCCGCTCAAGGTCACCCTGGAGAAGGCCGACGAGCTCGACACCGGCCTGTACCGGGTGCGCAGCCGCACGCTGGCCGGCGAGGAGCCGGCCCAGCAGCAGGCCGCCCCGGGCGGCTACGAGCGGCGCCCGACCCCGCCGGCGCCCGGCGCGCCCTGGCAGCAGCCGGGCGCGGCCCCGTACAACGCGCCGCCGCCGCCCGCGGCGCCGCCCGCGATGCCGGCGAACCCGCCCGCCGCGGGCGGGAACGTCCGGCCGTTCCCCGGCTCCGGCCACAGCGGTGCGAACACCCGGCGCTGGATCGAGGTCAACGGCACCCGCTACCAGATCACGGGCAACGCCTGCGTGCTGGGCAGGTCCACCGAGGCCGACGTCCGGATCGACGACCCCGGGGTGTCCCGCAAGCACGCGGAGATCCGGCCGGGCACGCCTCCGATGGTGCTCGACCTCGGGTCCACCAACGGCATCGTGGTGGACGGGCAGCACACCCAGCGCGCTACGCTCCGCGACGGCTCCCGAATCGTCCTCGGGTCCACCACCATCGTCTACCGACAGGTCGAAGGGTAG
- a CDS encoding response regulator transcription factor codes for MPPTRVLIVDDEVLVRSGLGLIVGSAPDLEVVGSCSGGQAERLTAELRPQVVLLDIRMPDLDGISVLRRLRALPDPPAVTMLTTFDTDEYIGTALRAGAAGFLLKDTAPEQLVHAVRVLAAGGSMLSPTVTRTVIGGYVDGGGPDADAAALARQLTGRELDVLALLGEGLSNAEIADRLFLGTGTVKDHISAILAKLGAANRVQAAVVAHRAGLVRNPRHPGA; via the coding sequence ATGCCACCGACCCGCGTTTTGATCGTGGACGACGAGGTCCTGGTCCGCTCCGGCCTCGGCCTGATCGTCGGGTCCGCGCCCGACCTGGAGGTCGTCGGCAGCTGCTCGGGCGGCCAGGCCGAACGGCTCACCGCCGAGCTCCGGCCGCAGGTCGTCCTGCTCGACATCCGGATGCCCGACCTCGACGGCATCAGCGTGCTGCGCCGGCTGCGCGCCCTCCCCGACCCGCCGGCCGTCACCATGCTCACCACCTTCGACACCGACGAGTACATCGGCACCGCGCTGCGCGCCGGCGCGGCCGGCTTCCTGCTCAAGGACACCGCCCCCGAGCAGCTGGTGCACGCCGTCCGGGTGCTTGCCGCCGGCGGCAGCATGCTCTCGCCCACCGTCACCCGCACCGTGATCGGCGGCTACGTCGACGGCGGCGGGCCGGACGCCGACGCCGCCGCGCTCGCCCGCCAGCTCACCGGCCGCGAACTCGACGTGCTCGCCCTGCTCGGCGAGGGCCTGTCCAATGCCGAGATCGCCGACCGGCTGTTCCTCGGCACCGGCACCGTCAAGGACCACATCAGCGCGATCCTGGCCAAGCTCGGCGCCGCCAACCGGGTCCAGGCCGCCGTGGTGGCCCACCGGGCCGGCCTGGTCCGCAACCCCCGCCATCCCGGCGCATGA
- a CDS encoding histidine kinase dimerization/phosphoacceptor domain-containing protein, whose protein sequence is MTTPAPLPGPLPARLTAPWLMLLLPVLMAALDAALVSKGAAWWEVALSGLATAVLLLRRRLPVLVLLLTLPGTFVNYIWIAPMTAVYSVAADPRSRLRTTAACATAFALTEFFHWPLSDHPLALDRDNALYAIQCVMLAAGPAALGLLARTRRELADRLDDLTRGQERESRLLAERVLATERARLAREMHDVVSHQVSLISIQAGGLQVSTGDPVAKETAGTIRELAVRTLEELRQMVGVLRAAGVRQDTPSPPAAAGRPAGPDRRLRAAGHQ, encoded by the coding sequence ATGACCACCCCCGCACCGCTGCCCGGCCCGCTGCCCGCCCGGCTCACCGCGCCCTGGCTGATGCTGCTCCTCCCGGTGCTGATGGCCGCCCTGGATGCCGCCCTGGTCTCCAAGGGCGCAGCCTGGTGGGAGGTCGCGCTGTCCGGTCTCGCCACCGCCGTCCTGCTGCTGCGGCGCCGGCTGCCGGTGCTCGTCCTGCTGCTCACGCTGCCCGGCACCTTCGTGAACTACATCTGGATCGCCCCGATGACGGCCGTGTACTCGGTCGCCGCCGACCCGCGCTCCCGGCTGCGGACCACCGCCGCGTGCGCGACCGCGTTCGCCCTCACCGAGTTCTTCCACTGGCCGCTCTCCGACCACCCGCTCGCCCTGGACCGGGACAACGCGCTGTACGCCATCCAGTGCGTGATGCTCGCCGCCGGGCCCGCCGCCCTCGGCCTGCTCGCCCGGACCAGGCGCGAGCTCGCCGACCGGCTCGACGACCTCACCCGCGGCCAGGAGCGGGAGAGCCGGCTGCTCGCCGAGCGGGTGCTGGCCACCGAGCGGGCCCGGCTCGCCCGCGAGATGCACGACGTGGTGTCGCACCAGGTCAGCCTGATCTCGATCCAGGCCGGCGGGCTCCAGGTCTCCACCGGCGACCCGGTCGCCAAGGAGACCGCGGGCACCATCCGCGAGCTCGCCGTCCGCACCCTGGAGGAGCTGCGCCAGATGGTCGGCGTGCTGCGCGCCGCCGGGGTACGGCAGGACACCCCCTCGCCCCCAGCCGCGGCTGGGCGACCTGCCGGGCCTGATCGACGGCTCCGGGCTGCCGGTCACCAGTGA
- a CDS encoding FtsW/RodA/SpoVE family cell cycle protein, with translation MSTFDLSNSSTDRGARRANTTITPQNAPNRRNTELAMLAFAVVLPVFAYANVGLAMDGTLPAGMLAYGLGMGALALVAHLVMRRFAPYADPLLLPLATLLNGLGLVMIWRLDKAGKLLASNYPAAANQLMWSGLGIAFFIGVIVLLKDHRILQRYTYISMAVALVLLAAPAFFPSRPGDFGAKIWIHIGSFSIQPGEFAKIILTIFFSGYLMVKRDALALASRRFMGLYLPRGRDLGPIIVVWLLSILILIFETDLGSSFLFFGLFVVMLYVATERTSWIVFGLIMSIGGATVVAMAEPHVKTRINAWLDPMAAFGPHPPAQSSEQIGQTLMAFGSGGVTGSGLGQGRSWLIQFAAKSDFILGSFGEELGLTGMMALFLLYGLIVQRGLRTAVAARDPFGKLLAVGLSSAFALQVFVVAGGVTGLIPLTGMTMPFLAQGGSSVVANWALIAILLKISDSARRPAAEPEPATAPSPAPAR, from the coding sequence GTGAGCACCTTTGACCTGAGCAACAGTTCCACCGACCGCGGCGCCCGACGCGCCAACACCACCATCACCCCGCAGAACGCGCCCAACCGCCGCAACACCGAGCTCGCCATGCTCGCCTTCGCGGTGGTGCTGCCCGTCTTCGCCTACGCCAACGTCGGCCTCGCGATGGACGGCACGCTGCCGGCCGGCATGCTCGCCTACGGGCTGGGCATGGGCGCGCTCGCCCTCGTCGCCCACCTGGTGATGCGCCGCTTCGCGCCGTACGCGGACCCGCTGCTGCTGCCGCTGGCCACCCTGCTGAACGGGCTCGGCCTGGTGATGATCTGGCGGCTGGACAAGGCCGGCAAGCTGCTCGCCAGCAACTACCCGGCCGCCGCCAACCAGCTGATGTGGTCGGGTCTGGGCATCGCGTTCTTCATCGGCGTGATCGTGCTGCTGAAGGACCACCGGATCCTCCAGCGCTACACCTACATCTCGATGGCGGTGGCCCTGGTGCTGCTCGCGGCGCCGGCGTTCTTCCCGTCCCGGCCGGGCGACTTCGGCGCCAAGATCTGGATCCACATCGGCAGCTTCTCCATCCAGCCCGGCGAATTCGCCAAGATCATCCTGACGATCTTCTTCTCCGGCTACCTGATGGTCAAGCGCGACGCCCTGGCCCTGGCCAGCCGCCGCTTCATGGGGCTGTACCTGCCGCGCGGCCGCGACCTCGGCCCGATCATCGTGGTCTGGCTGCTGTCGATCCTCATCCTGATCTTCGAGACCGACCTCGGCTCGTCCTTCCTGTTCTTCGGCCTCTTCGTGGTGATGCTCTACGTCGCCACCGAGCGGACCAGCTGGATCGTCTTCGGCCTGATCATGTCGATCGGCGGCGCGACCGTGGTCGCCATGGCCGAGCCGCACGTCAAGACCCGCATCAACGCCTGGCTCGACCCGATGGCCGCGTTCGGCCCGCACCCGCCGGCGCAGTCCAGCGAGCAGATCGGCCAGACCCTGATGGCGTTCGGCTCCGGCGGCGTCACCGGCTCCGGTCTGGGCCAGGGCCGCTCCTGGCTGATCCAGTTCGCCGCCAAGAGCGACTTCATCCTCGGCTCGTTCGGCGAGGAGCTCGGCCTCACCGGCATGATGGCGCTCTTCCTGCTGTACGGCCTGATCGTCCAGCGCGGCCTGCGCACCGCCGTGGCGGCCCGCGACCCGTTCGGCAAGCTGCTCGCCGTCGGCCTCTCGTCCGCGTTCGCGCTGCAGGTCTTCGTGGTCGCCGGCGGCGTCACCGGCCTCATCCCGCTGACCGGTATGACGATGCCGTTCCTCGCCCAGGGCGGTTCGTCGGTGGTCGCCAACTGGGCCCTGATCGCCATCCTGCTCAAGATCAGCGACAGCGCCCGCCGCCCCGCAGCCGAGCCCGAACCGGCCACCGCGCCGTCCCCGGCCCCGGCCCGATAG
- a CDS encoding FHA domain-containing protein FhaB/FipA, whose protein sequence is MSELTLTVMRLGFLAVLWLFVIVAVQVIRSDLFGTKVNQRTARRTAPAAAASGARPPQQGGPAAPPQPRQRRGAPTHLVVVQGSLAGTTVALQGQTITLGRAHDSTIVLDDDYASSRHARIYPDQAGQWTVEDLGSTNGTYLDRQRLTAPMPLQPGMPIRIGRTVIELRK, encoded by the coding sequence ATGTCAGAACTGACCCTGACGGTCATGCGGCTGGGCTTCCTCGCCGTGCTGTGGCTGTTCGTCATCGTCGCGGTGCAGGTCATCCGCAGCGACCTCTTCGGCACGAAGGTGAACCAGCGCACCGCGCGGCGCACCGCCCCGGCCGCCGCCGCCTCCGGTGCCCGCCCGCCCCAGCAGGGCGGGCCCGCCGCACCCCCGCAGCCGCGCCAGCGCCGCGGAGCCCCGACCCACCTGGTGGTCGTGCAGGGCTCCCTGGCCGGCACCACCGTCGCCCTCCAGGGCCAGACGATCACGCTGGGCCGGGCGCACGACTCCACCATCGTGCTGGACGACGACTACGCCTCCTCCCGCCATGCCAGGATCTATCCGGATCAGGCTGGGCAGTGGACGGTGGAGGATCTAGGCTCCACCAACGGCACCTATCTGGACCGGCAGCGGCTCACCGCGCCGATGCCGCTCCAGCCGGGCATGCCGATCCGTATCGGCCGGACCGTCATCGAACTGCGGAAGTAG
- a CDS encoding S53 family peptidase, which yields MLDPLGPIRTPRTRGIGRATTLAVVTAALVAGAGLPTLATAQAESLTPKRVGSAPVVPHGATKSTAPADITQIDLSITLQPRDQVALTTFVNAVSNPASPLYKHYLGTGEFGKRFGADAATVASVRQALTAAGLHPGEVSANGLTIPVKATVAEAKKAFDTDFAGYKLADGSTGFSNTKAPAVRGDVAGKIAGITGLDTATRATPRNVPKQKPKPAKVKPNAVAPHNINANPHLCSDWSSFLGSQGMVDGQNYYSSGTLATAYDMNNMPDGAFGATVAIMSLENYSSAAVNEYQSCNGTKANVSNVRVGGQAGAPDTANGEGGETALDIETVASLAPGSTILVYQDANTEQGLVDNYSRIVNDNRASVVSISWGRCDLVRGADSTLNLILQQAAAQGQSVVAASGDSGSTDCYRYGGTQDARLSVDNPAALPYITGVGGTSHSGSVPSSFSTWNDGQGAGGGGVSKYWKLSDADNPAGSVHGAGYDPTVCGAGAGESCRQVPDVSALADPNHGYLVFTNVDSQGVWYSIYGGTSAAAPLWAAIVATANSSVACAANGPVGFLNPALYKLVGNTSVFNDVSDFSSNDLTASGYFGGSYQATGGYDMATGLGSPKGRGLIAALCRQLPSQPAGSFTSVSPTRLLDTGVPGAIPARGNTSLQIAGGNDAKGNPNGVPAGVTAVALNVTVANTSGVGYLTVWPTGKAQPVTSNINWVDHSGAVPNLVTVPVGAGGKISMFNGAWSSPARVVVDLLGYYTPDTAGANFVPLAPARLFDTRYGDANNTAKAPVAGGADISVKIAGGKDAKGNANGVPATNVTAVVLNTTVTRGQGDGWMAVIPTGGAVKSSNLNWTDKKTVPNLVVVPVGTDGKVTFHNGMGGQVDVLADVFGYFTSDSGAKFHVAGPKRIVDTRYGKGAAAPGQINGNTLHINLNDSGVLAGATSVVLNVTVVNTHGDGFLTAWPGNTTKPGSSNLNWMGVNNMIANAVVVPVHDNSVDITTNSPADVIVDLMGYYSAS from the coding sequence ATGCTCGACCCGTTGGGTCCGATCCGGACGCCACGAACCAGGGGGATAGGACGCGCGACCACCCTCGCCGTCGTCACCGCTGCTCTGGTCGCCGGGGCAGGCCTGCCCACCCTCGCGACCGCTCAGGCGGAGTCGCTGACGCCCAAGCGCGTCGGTTCCGCTCCCGTTGTCCCGCACGGCGCCACCAAGTCCACCGCGCCTGCCGACATCACCCAGATCGACCTCAGCATCACCCTGCAGCCCCGTGACCAGGTTGCGCTGACCACGTTCGTCAACGCGGTCTCCAACCCGGCCTCGCCGCTCTACAAGCACTACCTCGGCACCGGTGAGTTCGGTAAGCGCTTCGGCGCCGACGCGGCCACCGTGGCGAGCGTGCGCCAGGCGCTGACCGCGGCCGGCCTGCACCCGGGTGAGGTCAGTGCCAACGGCCTGACCATCCCGGTCAAGGCCACCGTGGCCGAGGCGAAGAAGGCCTTCGACACCGACTTCGCCGGCTACAAGCTGGCGGACGGCTCGACCGGCTTCAGCAACACCAAGGCCCCGGCCGTCCGCGGCGACGTGGCCGGCAAGATCGCGGGCATCACCGGCCTCGACACGGCCACCAGGGCGACGCCCCGCAACGTGCCGAAGCAGAAGCCGAAGCCCGCCAAGGTGAAGCCGAACGCGGTGGCGCCGCACAACATCAACGCCAACCCGCATCTGTGCTCCGACTGGAGCAGCTTCCTCGGCAGTCAGGGCATGGTCGACGGCCAGAACTACTACAGCTCCGGCACGCTGGCCACCGCCTACGACATGAACAACATGCCCGACGGCGCCTTCGGCGCCACGGTCGCGATCATGTCGCTGGAGAACTACTCCTCCGCCGCGGTCAACGAATACCAGAGCTGCAACGGCACCAAGGCCAACGTCAGCAATGTCCGCGTCGGCGGCCAGGCCGGCGCGCCGGACACCGCGAACGGCGAGGGCGGCGAGACCGCGCTCGACATCGAGACGGTCGCCAGCCTCGCGCCCGGTTCGACCATCCTGGTCTACCAGGACGCGAACACCGAGCAGGGTCTCGTCGACAACTACTCGCGGATCGTCAACGACAACCGCGCCAGCGTGGTGTCGATCAGCTGGGGCCGTTGCGACCTGGTCCGCGGTGCCGACTCCACCCTGAACCTCATCCTCCAGCAGGCCGCGGCCCAGGGTCAGTCCGTCGTCGCCGCCTCCGGCGACTCCGGCTCCACCGACTGCTACCGCTACGGCGGCACCCAGGACGCGCGCCTCAGCGTGGACAACCCGGCGGCCCTGCCGTACATCACCGGTGTCGGCGGCACCTCGCACTCCGGCTCCGTTCCCAGCTCGTTCTCGACCTGGAACGACGGTCAGGGCGCGGGCGGCGGCGGCGTCTCCAAGTACTGGAAGCTCAGCGACGCGGACAACCCGGCCGGGTCCGTCCACGGCGCCGGTTACGACCCCACTGTCTGCGGTGCGGGTGCCGGCGAGAGCTGCCGTCAGGTCCCTGACGTCTCGGCCCTCGCCGACCCGAACCACGGCTACCTCGTGTTCACCAACGTGGACTCGCAGGGCGTCTGGTACAGCATCTACGGTGGCACCAGCGCCGCCGCCCCGCTGTGGGCCGCGATCGTCGCCACCGCCAACTCGTCGGTCGCTTGCGCGGCCAACGGTCCGGTCGGCTTCCTGAACCCGGCCCTGTACAAGCTGGTCGGCAACACGTCCGTCTTCAACGACGTGAGCGACTTCAGCAGCAACGACCTGACGGCTTCCGGCTACTTCGGCGGCAGCTACCAGGCGACCGGCGGCTACGACATGGCGACCGGCCTCGGTTCGCCCAAGGGCCGCGGTCTGATCGCCGCGCTCTGCCGGCAGCTGCCCTCGCAGCCGGCGGGCAGCTTCACCAGCGTCTCGCCGACCCGTCTGCTGGACACCGGTGTCCCGGGGGCCATCCCGGCCCGCGGCAACACCAGCCTCCAGATCGCCGGCGGCAATGACGCGAAGGGCAACCCCAACGGTGTGCCGGCCGGCGTCACCGCGGTCGCGCTGAACGTCACCGTGGCCAACACCTCCGGTGTCGGCTACCTGACCGTCTGGCCGACCGGCAAGGCCCAGCCCGTCACCTCCAACATCAACTGGGTGGACCACAGCGGCGCCGTGCCGAACCTGGTCACCGTCCCGGTCGGTGCCGGCGGCAAGATCAGCATGTTCAACGGTGCCTGGAGCAGCCCGGCCCGCGTCGTCGTCGACCTGCTCGGGTACTACACCCCGGACACCGCCGGTGCGAACTTCGTGCCGCTGGCTCCGGCCCGGCTGTTCGACACCCGCTACGGCGACGCCAACAACACGGCCAAGGCGCCGGTCGCCGGTGGGGCCGACATCAGCGTCAAGATCGCCGGTGGCAAGGACGCCAAGGGCAACGCCAACGGCGTGCCGGCCACCAACGTGACCGCGGTCGTCCTCAACACCACGGTGACCCGCGGGCAGGGCGACGGCTGGATGGCCGTCATCCCGACCGGCGGCGCGGTCAAGTCGTCCAACCTCAACTGGACCGACAAGAAGACCGTGCCGAACCTGGTCGTGGTGCCGGTCGGCACCGACGGCAAGGTGACCTTCCACAACGGCATGGGCGGTCAGGTCGACGTTCTCGCCGACGTGTTCGGCTACTTCACCAGCGACTCCGGGGCCAAGTTCCACGTGGCCGGCCCGAAGCGCATCGTGGACACCCGGTACGGCAAGGGTGCTGCGGCCCCCGGCCAGATCAACGGCAACACCCTGCACATCAACCTGAACGACAGCGGCGTGCTGGCGGGTGCCACCTCGGTGGTCCTGAACGTCACCGTGGTCAACACCCACGGCGACGGCTTCCTGACCGCCTGGCCGGGCAACACCACCAAGCCGGGCTCGTCCAACCTCAACTGGATGGGCGTGAACAACATGATCGCCAACGCGGTGGTCGTCCCGGTGCACGACAACTCGGTGGACATCACCACCAACAGCCCGGCCGACGTGATCGTCGACCTGATGGGCTACTACAGCGCCAGCTGA
- a CDS encoding penicillin-binding protein 2 codes for MNKPIRRVSVFCLVLVLALLVRTNWVQGVQAQAWASNQHNDRNKYDRYAYPRGNIIVGGQPVTNSDFVNGLRYKYKRSWVDGPMYAPVTGYSSQSFGTSQLESLEDGILAGTDSRLFFRNTLDMLTGGDKKGGNVVTTINAKAQKAAFEGLGNKKGAAVAIDPRTGAILALVSTPSYDPGTFSGSTAADAKAWTDLNADPNKPMLNRALRETYPPGSTFKLITAAAAFETGMFQNPEDKTDTPNPYTLPGTKTVLKNASDTEPCENATLLVGMDFSCNTVFGKIGADLGKDKLRAQAEKFGFNNSQVDVPIRPSTSVFPTNSSPDGTAMDAIGQHDTRATPLQMAMVAAAIANNGSLMQPYLVDQEQAGNLAVVSKHSEKQLSQAVSPATAQKLQQLMESVVKNGTGTKAQIDGVTVGGKTGTAQHGQDNSGLPFAWFMSYAKGADGKQVAVAVVVEDGAAESREISGGSIAAPIAKSVMEAVVKG; via the coding sequence GTGAACAAGCCCATCCGCCGGGTCTCGGTGTTCTGCCTGGTCCTCGTCCTCGCCCTGCTGGTGCGCACCAACTGGGTGCAGGGGGTCCAGGCCCAGGCCTGGGCGAGCAACCAGCACAACGACCGCAACAAGTACGACCGCTACGCCTATCCGCGCGGCAACATCATCGTCGGCGGCCAGCCGGTCACCAACTCCGACTTCGTCAACGGCCTGCGCTACAAGTACAAGCGCAGCTGGGTCGACGGCCCGATGTACGCCCCGGTCACCGGCTACTCCTCGCAGTCCTTCGGCACCAGCCAGCTGGAGTCCCTGGAGGACGGCATCCTGGCCGGCACCGACTCGCGGCTCTTCTTCCGCAACACCCTCGACATGCTGACGGGCGGCGACAAGAAGGGCGGCAACGTCGTCACCACGATCAACGCCAAGGCCCAGAAGGCCGCCTTCGAGGGCCTGGGCAACAAGAAGGGCGCCGCGGTCGCGATCGACCCGCGCACCGGCGCGATCCTCGCGCTGGTCTCCACCCCGTCCTACGACCCCGGCACCTTCTCCGGCAGCACCGCCGCCGACGCCAAGGCCTGGACGGACCTCAACGCCGACCCGAACAAGCCGATGCTGAACCGGGCGCTGCGCGAGACGTACCCGCCCGGCTCGACCTTCAAGCTGATCACCGCGGCGGCCGCCTTCGAGACCGGGATGTTCCAGAACCCCGAGGACAAGACGGACACCCCCAACCCGTACACCCTGCCCGGCACCAAGACCGTGCTGAAGAACGCCTCGGACACCGAGCCCTGCGAGAACGCCACACTGCTGGTCGGCATGGACTTCTCCTGCAACACCGTCTTCGGCAAGATCGGCGCCGACCTGGGCAAGGACAAGCTGCGCGCCCAGGCCGAGAAGTTCGGCTTCAACAACTCCCAGGTGGATGTGCCGATCCGGCCGTCCACCAGCGTGTTCCCGACGAACTCCTCGCCGGACGGCACCGCGATGGACGCCATCGGCCAGCACGACACCCGGGCCACCCCGCTCCAGATGGCCATGGTCGCCGCGGCGATCGCCAACAACGGCAGCCTGATGCAGCCGTACCTGGTGGACCAGGAGCAGGCCGGGAACCTCGCCGTGGTGTCCAAGCACTCCGAGAAGCAGCTCAGCCAGGCGGTCTCCCCGGCCACCGCGCAGAAGCTGCAGCAGCTGATGGAGTCCGTGGTCAAGAACGGCACCGGCACCAAGGCGCAGATCGACGGCGTCACCGTCGGCGGCAAGACCGGCACCGCCCAGCACGGCCAGGACAACAGCGGCCTGCCGTTCGCCTGGTTCATGTCCTACGCCAAGGGCGCCGACGGCAAGCAGGTCGCCGTCGCGGTCGTGGTCGAGGACGGCGCCGCCGAGAGCCGCGAGATCAGCGGCGGCTCGATCGCCGCGCCGATCGCGAAGAGCGTCATGGAAGCCGTGGTCAAGGGGTAG
- a CDS encoding PP2C family protein-serine/threonine phosphatase, with product MSLVLRFAAGSHKGLIREGNEDSGYAGPRLLAVADGMGGAAAGEVASSEVLGSIVRLDEDVPGADLLTLLGEAVQGANDRLRQMVEEDPQLEGMGCTLTAMLWTGQRMGMVHIGDSRAYLLRDGSLTQITQDHTWVQRLVDEGRITPEEAETHPQRSLLMRALDGRGQVEPDLSIREVRAGDRYLICSDGLSGPVSHQTLEETLGSYYAPQQTVQELIQLALRGGGPDNITCIVADVIDVGATDTLSGQLADIPVVVGAVAEAQPHHADPGLLNTPAGRAAGLGRPQAPQGAFGPANGYDTAPGFGPAEGYADGYGDPQGGYGAADEQAYEGYEEGRSRRRKKGRGLKLTLSALVVLGLLGGGGYLGWRWTQDQYYVGADGDGVAVYRGLNQSLAGLSLSSVYEKHADIELKFLPDYQRTQVGKTIQAKSLADAQDQVRTLGAQAAVCKKVSQGATTAPQPGTASPSPSPTATSTALTTAALRTEGTASPSPSPTSGTLSTGNPGTTPELTEQEKQLAASCPTK from the coding sequence ATGAGCCTCGTGCTGCGCTTCGCCGCCGGCTCGCACAAGGGCCTGATCCGGGAGGGGAACGAGGACTCCGGCTACGCCGGTCCGAGGCTGCTCGCCGTCGCCGACGGCATGGGCGGCGCCGCGGCCGGCGAGGTCGCCTCCTCCGAGGTGCTCGGGTCGATCGTCCGGCTCGACGAGGACGTCCCCGGCGCCGACCTGCTGACCCTCCTCGGGGAGGCTGTCCAGGGCGCGAACGACCGGCTGCGGCAGATGGTCGAGGAGGACCCGCAGCTGGAGGGCATGGGCTGCACCCTGACCGCCATGCTGTGGACCGGCCAGCGGATGGGCATGGTGCACATCGGCGACTCCCGCGCCTACCTGCTGCGGGACGGCTCGCTGACCCAGATCACCCAGGACCACACGTGGGTCCAGCGCCTGGTCGACGAGGGCCGGATCACGCCGGAGGAGGCCGAGACCCACCCGCAGCGCTCCCTGCTGATGCGGGCACTGGACGGCCGCGGCCAGGTCGAGCCCGACCTGTCGATCCGCGAGGTCCGGGCCGGCGACCGCTACCTGATCTGCTCCGACGGCCTGTCCGGCCCGGTCAGCCACCAGACCCTGGAGGAGACGCTCGGGAGCTACTACGCCCCGCAGCAGACCGTCCAGGAGCTGATCCAGCTGGCGCTGCGCGGCGGCGGCCCGGACAACATCACCTGCATCGTGGCGGACGTCATCGACGTCGGCGCCACCGACACCCTCAGCGGCCAGCTCGCCGACATCCCGGTGGTGGTGGGTGCCGTCGCCGAGGCGCAGCCGCACCACGCCGACCCCGGGCTGCTGAACACCCCGGCCGGCCGCGCCGCCGGGCTCGGCCGCCCGCAGGCCCCGCAGGGCGCCTTCGGCCCCGCCAACGGCTACGACACCGCTCCGGGCTTCGGCCCCGCGGAGGGCTACGCGGACGGCTACGGCGATCCCCAGGGCGGTTACGGCGCCGCCGACGAGCAGGCGTACGAGGGCTACGAGGAAGGCCGCTCGCGGCGTCGCAAGAAGGGCCGCGGGCTCAAGCTGACGCTGAGCGCGCTGGTCGTGCTCGGCCTGCTGGGCGGCGGCGGCTACCTCGGCTGGCGCTGGACGCAGGACCAGTACTACGTCGGCGCCGACGGCGACGGTGTGGCGGTCTACCGCGGCCTCAACCAGAGCCTGGCCGGGCTGAGCCTGTCCTCGGTGTACGAGAAGCACGCCGACATCGAGCTCAAGTTCCTCCCCGACTACCAGCGGACGCAGGTCGGCAAGACCATCCAGGCGAAGAGCCTGGCGGACGCCCAGGACCAGGTCCGCACGCTCGGCGCACAGGCCGCGGTCTGCAAGAAGGTCTCGCAGGGCGCCACCACCGCCCCGCAGCCCGGCACGGCGAGCCCGAGCCCCAGCCCGACCGCCACCTCGACCGCCCTGACCACCGCGGCCCTGCGCACCGAGGGCACCGCGAGCCCCAGCCCCAGCCCGACGTCCGGCACCCTGAGCACCGGGAACCCCGGCACCACGCCCGAACTCACCGAGCAGGAGAAGCAGCTGGCGGCCTCCTGCCCGACCAAGTAG
- a CDS encoding sensor histidine kinase: MGDLPGLIDGSGLPVTSELHPGLRRWPEAVERAAYRTVQEALTNARKHAPGAAVTVRVLGRGARLLVEVHNGPPPLHAERDAPLPGGGHGLVGLRERAQLLGGTLTAAATPDGGFAVRANLPAAVE, translated from the coding sequence CTGGGCGACCTGCCGGGCCTGATCGACGGCTCCGGGCTGCCGGTCACCAGTGAGCTCCACCCGGGGCTGCGGCGCTGGCCGGAGGCGGTCGAGCGGGCCGCCTACCGGACCGTCCAGGAGGCGCTCACCAACGCCCGCAAGCACGCTCCCGGGGCGGCCGTGACCGTCCGGGTGCTCGGCCGCGGCGCCCGGCTGCTCGTCGAGGTGCACAACGGCCCGCCGCCGCTGCACGCCGAGCGGGACGCCCCGCTGCCCGGCGGCGGCCACGGGCTGGTCGGCCTGCGCGAGCGGGCCCAGCTGCTCGGCGGCACCCTCACCGCGGCCGCCACTCCGGACGGCGGCTTCGCCGTCCGGGCGAACCTGCCCGCCGCGGTCGAGTAG